One segment of Nyctibius grandis isolate bNycGra1 chromosome 11, bNycGra1.pri, whole genome shotgun sequence DNA contains the following:
- the LOC137668388 gene encoding gonadotropin-releasing hormone II receptor-like, which translates to MQRAGVGVVVQGAAACLPVAAGRGHADPAVGNASAEPPGSLSPPERGCSWSPQAEEPLRLPTFSPAAQARVAVTFALFALSAGCNAAVLRAAGGRGGGRRSHTRLLLLHLAAADLLVTVAVMPLDAVWNITLQWRAGDLACRLLMYLRLLAMHASAFVTVVISLDRQAAILRPLAIARARARNRTMLCAAWLLSAGLAVPQLFLFRTVTLRPPHNFTQCTTRGSFPRRWHETLYNMLGFACLFLLPLLIMVCCYARILLRMGSGLFSSRDVSLRCSRNNIPRARLRMLKMSLVIVSSFILCWTPYYLLGLWYWFCPRAMQKRVSPALTHILFIFGLFNACLDPITYGLFTIPFPRGWRCPCGHGPKPQPPSPATGSFRCSSSSLPPKRGIPGVRGGPGLPTGAGSCRSSSL; encoded by the exons ATGCAGCGAGCTGGGGTTGGGGTCGTGGTGCAG ggggCCGCTGCCTGTCTGCCTGTCGCAGCAGGAAGGGGCCACGCAGACCCTGCGGTGGGCAACGCCAGCGCGGAGCCCCCCGGCAGCCTGTCCCCCCCCGAGCGGGGCTGCTCCTGGAGCCCCCAGGCTGAGGAGCCGCTGCGGCTGCCCACCTTCTCCCCCGCCGCCCAGGCCCGCGTGGCCGTCACCTTCGCCCTCTTCGCCCTCTCGGCCGGCTGCAACGCGGCGGTgctgcgggcggcggggggccgggggggcggccGGCGCTCCCACAcccgcctgctgctgctgcacctgGCCGCCGCCGACCTCCTGGTGACGGTGGCCGTGATGCCGCTGGACGCCGTCTGGAACATCACGCTGCAGTGGCGGGCGGGCGACCTGGCCTGCCGCCTCCTCATGTACCTGCGGCTGCTGGCCATGCACGCCTCCGCCTTCGTCACCGTCGTCATCAGCCTGGACAGGCAGGCCGCCATCCTGCGCCCGCTGGCCATCGCCCGCGCCCGCGCCAGGAACCGCACCATGCTCTGCGCCGCCTGGCTCCTCAGCGCTGGGCTCGCCGTGCCGCAG CTGTTCCTCTTCCGCACGGTCACCCTCCGCCCCCCGCACAACTTCACCCAGTGCACCACGCGCGGCAGCTTCCCCCGGCGCTGGCACGAGACCCTCTACAACATGCTGGGCTTTGCCTGCCTCTTCCTGCTCCCGCTGCTCATCATGGTCTGCTGCTACGCCCGCATCCTCCTGCGCATGGGCTCCGGCCTCT TCTCCTCCCGGGACGTGTCTCTGCGGTGCTCCAGGAACAACATCCCGCGGGCACGGCTGCGCATGCTGAAGATGAGCCTGGTCATCGTCTCCTCCTTCATCCTCTGCTGGACCCCCTACTACCTCCTCGGGCTCTGGTACTGGTTCTGCCCACGGGCCATGCAGAAGAGGGTCTCGCCAGCCCTCACCCACATCCTCTTCATCTTCGGCCTCTTCAACGCGTGCCTGGACCCCATCACCTACGGGCTCTTCACCATCCCCTTCCCGAGGGGCTGGCGCTGCCCCTGCGGGCACGGCCCCAAGCCCCAGCCGCCCTCCCCGGCCACCGGCTCCTTccgctgctcctcctcctccctgccgcCCAAGCGGGGGATcccgggggtgcggggggggccggggctgcccacCGGGGCTGGCTCCTGCCGGAGCAGCTCCCTGTGA